The following proteins are encoded in a genomic region of bacterium:
- a CDS encoding AAA family ATPase, giving the protein MGLPQLKYNPGIRGDQELIDGFVVRHHHLELILEVLRENTAASNQHLLVVGPRGSGKTTLVRRVAAEIRRVPDLKANWYPIVFAEESYLISSPGEFWLEALFHLADQTQDDRWSRAYQELREERDEARLRQRTLAQLMDFAAETEKRILMIVENMNMLLGEQIKGSGDWDLRHTLLNEPRVMLLGTATSRFEGIERIDKAWFELFSIHQLQPLDTKECEALWQAVIGEDPPTSRLRPMHILTGGNPRLLKMLAEFAAGTSFEELMSQLVQLIDDHTEYFKSYLDHLAPLERKVFVALLDLWDPSSSQEVARAARLSVSKTSSLLSRLGNKGSIEIVEQRGRLNIYQASERLFNIYYLMRRRRGQAKRVLAVVIFMIHFYREELTAVIRQMVTETEWSDALNASRPAIRAAASSEAAAKLATELLISVAAAGHAEEALDKLIRSEGAEALEPLAVGLRILLGENPTKAREILEVGRDVAQQIRDLQKADKKLA; this is encoded by the coding sequence ATGGGCCTACCGCAGCTAAAGTACAACCCTGGGATCCGCGGCGACCAGGAGTTGATCGACGGCTTCGTCGTCCGCCATCATCATCTCGAGCTCATCCTGGAAGTCCTACGCGAGAACACCGCCGCATCGAACCAGCACCTCCTGGTCGTCGGCCCGCGGGGCAGTGGCAAGACGACACTGGTACGGCGTGTGGCTGCGGAGATCCGCCGAGTCCCCGATCTCAAAGCGAATTGGTATCCGATCGTATTTGCCGAAGAGTCCTACCTGATCTCCAGCCCCGGTGAGTTCTGGCTCGAGGCCCTCTTCCACTTGGCTGATCAGACTCAGGATGACCGCTGGAGCCGCGCCTATCAAGAACTGCGAGAAGAGCGCGACGAGGCTCGGCTACGGCAGCGGACCCTCGCGCAATTGATGGACTTCGCGGCAGAGACCGAGAAGCGCATCCTGATGATCGTCGAGAATATGAACATGTTGCTCGGAGAGCAGATCAAGGGATCGGGCGATTGGGACCTTCGCCATACCCTGCTGAACGAGCCCCGAGTGATGCTCCTGGGCACAGCGACGAGTCGGTTCGAGGGAATCGAGAGGATCGACAAGGCGTGGTTCGAGCTCTTCTCTATTCATCAGCTACAGCCTTTGGACACGAAGGAGTGTGAAGCCTTGTGGCAAGCAGTTATCGGCGAAGATCCGCCGACTTCACGACTGCGCCCGATGCACATTCTGACCGGGGGGAATCCACGACTGCTGAAGATGCTGGCCGAGTTCGCCGCCGGTACGTCGTTCGAAGAATTGATGAGCCAACTCGTTCAGCTCATCGACGACCACACCGAGTACTTCAAGAGCTACCTCGATCACCTGGCACCTCTGGAGCGCAAGGTCTTCGTTGCGCTTCTCGATCTATGGGATCCATCGAGCTCGCAGGAGGTGGCTCGAGCCGCGCGATTGAGCGTGAGCAAGACGAGCTCTCTATTGAGTCGCCTTGGCAACAAAGGCTCCATCGAGATCGTCGAGCAACGTGGTCGCCTGAACATCTACCAGGCGTCCGAGCGACTTTTCAACATCTACTACCTGATGCGGCGCCGGCGAGGCCAGGCGAAGCGTGTCCTCGCCGTTGTCATCTTCATGATTCACTTCTACAGAGAAGAGCTGACCGCTGTCATTCGACAGATGGTTACCGAGACCGAATGGTCGGACGCCTTGAACGCCTCTCGGCCCGCGATCCGTGCCGCGGCGTCTAGCGAGGCTGCGGCAAAGCTGGCAACAGAGCTGCTGATCTCAGTGGCTGCAGCCGGACATGCAGAGGAGGCACTGGACAAGCTGATCCGGTCTGAAGGCGCTGAAGCACTCGAGCCGCTGGCCGTAGGGCTGCGGATTTTGCTGGGCGAGAACCCGACCAAAGCCCGTGAGATTCTCGAAGTCGGCCGCGACGTTGCACAGCAGATTCGCGACCTGCAAAAAGCCGACAAGAAGCTCGCCTGA
- a CDS encoding ATP-binding protein: MDAKLKRALGNWVEGDRFWDREAELELLVEYLEEGAHLLIVAQRRIGKTSLMREAARRLARRFTCLQVDLQKSHSPADAIVELSIATRPHGSLWQTTKGVFSSVLGQAVDMVESLQLDDLTVTLRSGVTAGDWQAKGDRLFETLAAAEKEVVVFLDEVPILVSRILHGDDFQITPDRRRETDAFMSWLRDNCIRHRGKVRVVVTGSIGIEPILRRAGLSATLNVLTPFELGPWDRETAAECLEALANGYGLQFQPGAIEALLDHLGVCIPHHVQMFFDNLYRTAKLRKLTSITRELIDEVYEQNMLSVRGHAELSHLEERLKLVLGPHLHPLALDLLTEAAVSWELTPTAALALAREHLVDDEKPQDEVREILGILEHDGYLQREPEGGYAFVSKLLRDWWHAHFGFAFVPALERRE; the protein is encoded by the coding sequence ATCGACGCCAAGCTCAAGCGCGCACTCGGCAATTGGGTCGAGGGTGATCGCTTCTGGGACCGAGAAGCTGAGTTGGAGCTGCTGGTCGAGTACCTGGAAGAGGGCGCTCACCTGTTGATCGTGGCCCAGCGCCGGATCGGCAAGACCAGCCTGATGCGAGAGGCAGCCCGGCGTCTGGCAAGACGCTTCACCTGCCTCCAGGTAGACCTGCAGAAGTCCCACTCGCCCGCCGACGCGATCGTCGAGCTGAGTATCGCGACCCGCCCCCATGGATCGCTCTGGCAGACAACGAAGGGTGTCTTTTCGAGCGTCCTCGGCCAGGCCGTCGACATGGTCGAGTCGCTTCAGCTCGACGACCTCACCGTCACCCTGCGCAGTGGCGTCACGGCCGGCGACTGGCAGGCCAAGGGCGATCGACTCTTCGAGACCCTGGCCGCGGCGGAGAAGGAGGTCGTGGTGTTCTTGGACGAGGTACCGATCCTGGTGAGCCGGATCCTCCATGGGGACGACTTCCAGATCACGCCCGATCGCCGCAGGGAGACGGACGCCTTCATGTCGTGGCTGCGGGACAACTGCATCCGTCACCGGGGCAAGGTGCGGGTCGTGGTCACCGGCTCGATCGGCATCGAGCCCATCCTCCGCCGAGCGGGCTTGAGCGCCACGCTCAACGTCCTGACGCCTTTCGAGCTCGGCCCCTGGGACCGCGAAACCGCGGCCGAATGCCTCGAAGCCCTGGCCAACGGTTACGGCCTCCAGTTTCAGCCCGGGGCGATCGAAGCGCTGCTCGATCACCTCGGGGTGTGCATCCCGCATCACGTGCAGATGTTCTTCGACAACCTCTATCGGACCGCAAAGCTCCGCAAGCTGACCTCGATCACCAGGGAGCTGATCGATGAGGTCTATGAGCAGAACATGCTCAGCGTCCGTGGTCACGCCGAACTCAGCCATCTCGAAGAACGGCTCAAGCTCGTCCTGGGCCCTCATCTACATCCGCTGGCCCTCGACCTTCTCACCGAAGCCGCCGTGTCCTGGGAGCTCACGCCGACAGCCGCCCTGGCGCTCGCCCGCGAGCACTTGGTTGACGACGAGAAGCCCCAAGACGAAGTTCGCGAGATCCTCGGCATCCTGGAACATGACGGCTACCTGCAAAGAGAGCCCGAAGGCGGCTACGCCTTCGTCTCCAAGCTACTCCGAGACTGGTGGCACGCTCACTTTGGCTTCGCTTTCGTGCCTGCATTGGAACGTAGGGAGTAA